The following is a genomic window from Clostridium fungisolvens.
CCATTATATACTCTAGAGGATTTTTCTAAGTACTTAACACCAGGTATTGAGATAGCTTTTTGAAGCTTGTCTTTTTCTCCTAAGGAGATATCTACCAATGGTATAAATTCATCAAGTTTATTTTCAGCCCCTTTAATCTTATCATTTATAAAATCAACACTTAGGTCTAGAGTTGAAGCAAGAAGTTGAATGCTAGAATCTTTTGAAGGAAGAAACTTTCGAGGGTGAATTCCAAGAGAAGCAACTTTATCGTTGTATGCTAATTTAGTCTGTGATCTATCAGTTAATTCACCTCTAGTAGCAGAGATTCTTTGGATTTTAACTTTTTCTCCCTTTTCCATCTGAGGAAATATAAGTTTTTCACTCCACTGAATTTTCCAAAGATTGTCCTTATCTTTCTTATCAGAGTTTTTTATTAAGGTTAGATTGTAATCCTTAATATCTAGTTTTCCAAAGCTGCTATCCATTGATAAATCAAAGGGAATGTTAATAGTCGACTCTTTAGATTTATCTGCTTGCGATAAATCTTTAGCGGTAATGATAATATTATCACTTTCAAGACTTTTATATATACTATCGTACTTGTCTATAAAATCTTTTTCTGTTATATAACTTTTTGATTTATCGTCTAAAAGTGAATAGAAGGTCTTATAATCTTTTTTGACTAATGATTCCTTAAATTTATTGAAAGCATCTGAGGGTTTTTCTTGCTTAGAGCAACCAAGAATAGATAATGGTATTAATAAAATAATAAAAGTTAAAAGAATTTTATTGAACTTTTTCACAATAATTACCTCCTAGAAATTATTATTAATTCTTTATATGAAAGTTTTTGAAATTAAATGGTTATTCATCCGATGCTCTTTAGATGAACAACTCTATGATTAAATTTATATTTTTAAAAACTCTGCTTAAAACCCAGCAGAATTTTTAAAAATAGTTATAAGATTAGAGTTGTTCATCTTTAATGAGCTTACGCAAAGACAATTGAGTGATGTAACTAATAGCTAACAAAATTATAACATAAAATTCCTATATAGTATTAATATGTAATAATAATTCATTTAATTTACTAGAATAATAAACTCATATTGTCGTAAATTATATCTATATAGATAAAGCACTTCACTAATGAATTAGTCATAAGATTAGTTTTAAATTAAAAGTTAATCTTCATAATTGAAGGAATTTATCTTGATTTTTAATCCATCATCTAAGTTTGGAGGGGTTAATGTGAAAAATAGGATATTTAACTTTTTATTAAGTATAATTGTCATATCTAGTATGTTAAGTGCATGTAGCAAGAAAGAAGACTCATCCAACGGCGGGAAAAGTAAAAAAGTAAAGATATCTTTAATAACAGATGAGGGTGGAATAAAGGATAGATCATTTAATCAGGCGGTTTATGAAGGGGTTGAAAAAGCTTCTAAAGATTTAGGTATAACAGCAAATGTAATAGAATCAAAAAGTAAAGATGATTTTCAAAAAAATATAGATAAAGCAGCAAAAGATAGTGATTTAACCTTCGGAGTAGGATATGGAATGGTAGATGCTATAACCAAGGCAGCTAAGAATAAAAGTGACAAGAATTTTGTTATTGTTGATGCTATGATTGATGCGCCTAATGTCAAGTCGATAACTTTTAGCAACGAAGAAGGGGCATTTTTAATGGGAATTATAGCTGGCAAAATGACTAAAACTAATAAGGTAGGTTTTGTTGGAGGAACTGAGACGCCAATTTCAGAAAGTTTTGAAGTTGGATTTGCATGTGGAGTAAAAACTGTTAATCCACCAGCTTTT
Proteins encoded in this region:
- a CDS encoding BMP family lipoprotein, whose translation is MKNRIFNFLLSIIVISSMLSACSKKEDSSNGGKSKKVKISLITDEGGIKDRSFNQAVYEGVEKASKDLGITANVIESKSKDDFQKNIDKAAKDSDLTFGVGYGMVDAITKAAKNKSDKNFVIVDAMIDAPNVKSITFSNEEGAFLMGIIAGKMTKTNKVGFVGGTETPISESFEVGFACGVKTVNPPAFEPIISKKNVRYVGSFTDKDKAYKLAKELYDKDCDIIFHAAGTAGEGVFKAAKETKKFAIGVDTDQGEIYEKYTDVILSSMVKNLDKVAYQACQETIEGKFRGGENNVVKLGLSGGGIEVAKSTSNNTPKEIIELVEKYKAEIISGKFKVPTRTEEAREFNPPLIQ